One segment of Candidatus Nitrospira nitrosa DNA contains the following:
- the istA gene encoding IS21 family transposase: MRRATVRFETAPGRQLQSDWAEQRTQLAGQETVVHFIVNTLGFSRRFHFWCTDREDAEHTYDGLIRSFEWFAGVPAEVLVDNQKAAVLAHPRGGPARFHPRFVDLAGHYGFVPRACQPARAQTKGKDERMVGYIKHHFFVRYRAFESWAHLNQLAAQWLREEADQRRHGTVQEIVAERFAREAPALRPLPATRYDTAYREIRQVSWDAYIEVRGRRYSVPADLAGQTVQIRLTLENELAVYHDEQLVVTHCVVPGAPGWVTVPSHHAALWAQTLAVEQRPLAVYEEVGA, from the coding sequence GTGCGTCGGGCGACGGTGCGGTTTGAGACAGCACCGGGTCGCCAGCTGCAGAGCGATTGGGCCGAACAGCGGACGCAGCTCGCGGGCCAGGAAACGGTGGTCCACTTCATTGTGAACACGCTGGGCTTCTCGCGGCGATTCCACTTCTGGTGCACGGACCGTGAGGACGCCGAGCACACCTATGACGGACTCATCCGCAGCTTCGAGTGGTTTGCGGGCGTCCCCGCCGAAGTCTTGGTGGATAATCAGAAAGCGGCGGTGCTCGCTCATCCACGAGGTGGCCCGGCTCGCTTCCATCCCCGGTTTGTGGATCTGGCGGGCCACTATGGGTTTGTCCCGCGCGCCTGCCAACCTGCCCGAGCACAAACCAAGGGCAAAGATGAGCGGATGGTCGGCTACATCAAGCACCACTTCTTTGTGCGGTATCGTGCCTTTGAGAGCTGGGCGCATCTCAATCAACTTGCCGCGCAGTGGTTGCGGGAGGAGGCCGACCAACGGCGACATGGGACCGTGCAGGAGATCGTGGCTGAGCGGTTCGCCCGCGAGGCACCGGCCTTACGGCCCTTGCCCGCCACACGCTACGATACGGCCTACCGCGAAATTCGGCAGGTGAGCTGGGATGCCTACATCGAGGTCCGTGGCCGCCGGTATAGCGTCCCGGCTGACTTGGCGGGTCAAACGGTCCAGATCCGACTGACGCTGGAAAACGAGTTGGCTGTCTATCACGACGAGCAACTCGTGGTCACCCATTGCGTGGTGCCCGGAGCACCCGGCTGGGTCACGGTTCCATCTCACCACGCCGCCCTGTGGGCCCAGACGCTGGCGGTAGAGCAGCGGCCGTTGGCGGTCTACGAGGAGGTGGGGGCATGA
- a CDS encoding IS3 family transposase (programmed frameshift): protein MEQVPRQQYTKEFREQAVRLVLEQQVTIPEAARRLSMSGRTLERWVGRARQGQLTTLGESRRPVTELEAEVSRLKRDLAEARMERDILKKATGVLCQGAAARYALMRTLRLQYPLTLLCRVLEVSRSGYYAWQHRRPSTRAQENARLEVAIQAAHVRTRHTYGPERLQAELREDGFPAGIGRIKRLRKKLGLRCTPVRRFTITTDSAHHLPVAENRLAQTFTATRPNETWLTDITYVPTGEGWLYVAGVKDLYTCEVVGYAMGARMTTDLVRHALGNAVGAKRPRPGLLHHSDRGSQYCAHDYQDQLRQFGMIPSMSRKGNCYDNAPMESFWGTLKTELVHHRRYETREQARQEITAYIEVFYNRQRRHSRLGNRSPAAFAQRWARQQSAA, encoded by the exons ATGGAACAGGTCCCGCGACAGCAGTATACGAAGGAGTTCCGAGAGCAGGCCGTGCGGCTAGTCCTGGAACAGCAGGTGACGATTCCGGAGGCCGCCAGGCGCCTGAGCATGTCGGGCAGGACGCTCGAGCGCTGGGTGGGTCGGGCTCGGCAGGGCCAGCTCACTACGCTGGGAGAGAGCCGACGGCCCGTGACGGAGCTGGAGGCCGAGGTGTCTCGGCTCAAACGGGATCTTGCGGAAGCGCGGATGGAGCGCGACATCTTAAAAAAAGCCACCG GCGTACTTTGCCAAGGCGCAGCTGCCCGGTACGCGCTCATGAGGACGCTGCGTCTCCAGTATCCGTTGACTCTGTTGTGTCGGGTGCTGGAGGTGTCCCGAAGCGGCTACTATGCCTGGCAGCATCGGCGTCCGTCGACACGCGCCCAGGAGAATGCGCGGCTGGAAGTGGCGATTCAGGCGGCACACGTGCGGACCCGACACACGTACGGCCCGGAGCGCCTCCAAGCGGAATTGCGTGAAGACGGCTTTCCAGCTGGGATCGGCCGTATCAAGCGGCTGCGGAAGAAACTGGGCCTGCGCTGCACACCGGTGCGACGGTTCACGATCACCACGGATTCGGCGCATCACCTGCCGGTGGCGGAGAATCGCTTGGCACAAACGTTCACCGCGACACGCCCGAATGAGACCTGGCTCACCGACATCACCTATGTTCCTACAGGGGAAGGGTGGTTGTATGTAGCCGGGGTCAAGGATCTGTATACCTGTGAGGTCGTCGGGTATGCCATGGGGGCCCGGATGACGACGGACTTGGTGCGCCACGCCTTGGGGAACGCGGTCGGGGCGAAACGCCCACGCCCGGGCTTGCTCCACCACTCCGACCGTGGGTCTCAATATTGTGCCCACGACTATCAGGATCAGCTGCGGCAGTTCGGCATGATCCCCTCCATGAGTCGCAAGGGCAATTGCTATGACAACGCACCGATGGAGAGTTTCTGGGGAACACTGAAAACTGAGCTGGTGCATCACCGACGATATGAGACGCGGGAGCAGGCTCGGCAAGAGATTACAGCATACATCGAGGTGTTCTACAACCGCCAGCGACGGCATTCCCGGCTGGGGAATCGCTCGCCCGCGGCATTTGCCCAACGGTGGGCCCGTCAACAGTCGGCGGCGTGA
- the istB gene encoding IS21-like element helper ATPase IstB, whose translation MMELSVLLERLKLDHLLTQLDGVCEQAAKSDLDYQGVLARALEAEWRGRQQRGIDLRLRMARFPWLKTLEQFDFECQPSLDRKVVRELAGLSFVERAENVVLLGPPGVGKTHLAIALGIKTVEAGSSVLFLTLETLMSRLIRARQENRLERMLPQLTYPRLLILDELGYLPLSREEASLFFRLLVRRYERGSLIVTSNKSFADWGEVFNDPVLATAILDRLLHHATTLNIKGESYRLREKRKAGLFGRRPVAEPEEGTTDVAI comes from the coding sequence ATGATGGAACTCAGCGTCCTCCTCGAACGGCTGAAGTTGGACCACCTGCTCACCCAACTCGATGGCGTCTGTGAGCAGGCGGCAAAAAGCGATCTGGATTACCAAGGGGTTCTGGCTCGAGCCCTCGAAGCAGAGTGGCGCGGGCGGCAGCAACGGGGAATCGACCTCCGGCTGCGGATGGCCCGGTTTCCATGGCTCAAAACCCTGGAGCAGTTCGACTTCGAGTGCCAGCCCTCGCTCGATCGCAAGGTTGTACGGGAACTGGCGGGACTCAGCTTTGTCGAGCGCGCCGAGAATGTGGTCCTGCTGGGCCCACCGGGTGTGGGCAAGACGCATCTGGCGATTGCCCTGGGTATCAAAACCGTCGAGGCCGGTTCATCCGTGCTGTTTTTGACGTTGGAGACGCTGATGAGTCGGCTGATCCGCGCCCGGCAGGAGAATCGGCTGGAGCGCATGCTCCCGCAACTGACGTATCCCCGTCTCCTGATTCTCGATGAGCTGGGATATCTGCCACTGTCACGGGAGGAGGCCAGTCTGTTCTTCCGCCTGCTGGTCCGCCGCTATGAACGTGGGAGTTTGATTGTGACCAGCAACAAGAGCTTCGCGGACTGGGGTGAGGTCTTCAATGATCCCGTCTTGGCCACGGCGATCTTGGATCGGCTCCTGCATCATGCCACGACGCTGAATATCAAGGGCGAGAGCTACCGGCTTCGGGAAAAGAGAAAGGCTGGGCTCTTCGGCCGTCGACCGGTCGCCGAACCCGAGGAAGGCACCACGGATGTGGCAATCTAA